Proteins encoded within one genomic window of Variovorax sp. OAS795:
- a CDS encoding cyclic peptide export ABC transporter yields the protein MTTTTTPGNGAEIARLLKPFLPWIVLSAVTGVGAGAATVALLGTINRVLNQPGGLAGGLLLTFIGLCGVALFGRMVSDVSTNFVGQRLVAQVRKSLAQKILSAPIDALERYRTHRLMPVLSQDVDMISDVAFALSGTLIALAVALGCLGYLAFLSLPLFGLMLVALAIGITVQLMAQIRGEAGFWKAREQEDQLHKAYRAISEGAKELRMHRARRTRMFAGQIERIVDTIRVVNGRAINTYVIATAFGSALFFLLIALILGWAAFRTTEPAVVSGFVLVLLFLKGPLDQIALTLPGVGRAKVAFERIGDLSARFATPEPHLHLARASNGVILKNEIGMRSVRYAFDAPEGGEAFTLGPIDLQLRRGEMVFVVGDNGSGKTTLVKLLLGLYAPQAGEVLIDGSVVKPEGRDDYRQLFTTVFSDFYLFEDLVAGEESEGGAGMEVLPETALPYLERLEIAHKVSLKNGAFSTTDLSTGQRKRLALVHAYLEGRPVLVFDEWAADQDPAFRHLFYTELLPELRAKGHLLVVISHDDRYFHLADRVITMRAGKIAEDRVHASRESLAA from the coding sequence ATGACTACCACCACCACCCCAGGCAACGGCGCCGAGATCGCGCGCCTGCTGAAACCCTTCCTGCCGTGGATCGTGCTGTCGGCCGTCACGGGCGTCGGCGCCGGTGCCGCCACGGTCGCGCTGCTGGGCACCATCAACCGCGTGCTCAACCAGCCGGGCGGACTCGCGGGTGGGCTGCTGCTGACCTTCATCGGCCTGTGCGGCGTGGCACTGTTCGGGCGCATGGTGTCGGACGTGTCGACCAACTTCGTCGGCCAGCGGCTGGTGGCCCAGGTGCGCAAGAGCCTGGCGCAGAAGATCCTCTCGGCGCCCATCGATGCGCTGGAGCGCTACCGCACGCACCGCCTCATGCCGGTGCTGTCGCAGGACGTGGACATGATCAGCGACGTGGCCTTTGCGCTCTCGGGAACGCTGATCGCGCTGGCGGTGGCGCTGGGCTGCCTGGGCTACCTGGCGTTCCTCTCTCTGCCGCTGTTCGGCCTGATGCTGGTGGCGCTGGCGATCGGCATCACCGTGCAGCTCATGGCGCAGATCCGCGGCGAGGCCGGCTTCTGGAAAGCGCGCGAGCAGGAGGACCAGCTGCACAAGGCCTACCGCGCCATCAGCGAAGGCGCCAAGGAACTGCGCATGCACCGCGCGCGCCGCACGCGCATGTTCGCGGGTCAGATCGAGCGCATCGTCGACACCATCCGCGTGGTCAACGGACGTGCGATCAACACCTATGTGATTGCGACGGCCTTTGGTTCGGCGCTGTTCTTCCTGTTGATTGCGCTGATCCTGGGCTGGGCCGCGTTCCGCACGACCGAGCCGGCAGTGGTCAGCGGCTTCGTGCTGGTGCTGCTGTTCCTGAAAGGCCCGCTCGACCAGATCGCGCTCACCTTGCCCGGCGTGGGGCGTGCCAAGGTGGCCTTCGAGCGCATCGGCGACCTGTCGGCGCGCTTTGCCACGCCGGAGCCGCACCTGCACCTTGCGCGCGCATCCAACGGCGTGATCCTGAAGAACGAGATCGGCATGCGCAGCGTGCGCTATGCCTTCGATGCGCCCGAAGGGGGCGAGGCCTTCACGCTCGGGCCGATCGACCTGCAGCTTCGCCGCGGCGAGATGGTGTTCGTGGTGGGCGACAACGGCTCGGGCAAGACCACGCTCGTCAAGCTGCTCTTGGGGCTCTATGCGCCGCAGGCCGGCGAGGTGCTGATCGACGGTTCGGTCGTGAAGCCCGAGGGCCGCGACGACTACCGCCAGCTCTTCACCACCGTGTTCTCCGACTTCTACCTGTTCGAAGATCTCGTCGCCGGCGAAGAGAGCGAGGGCGGCGCCGGCATGGAGGTGCTGCCCGAAACGGCGCTGCCGTATCTGGAGCGGCTGGAGATCGCCCACAAGGTGAGCCTGAAGAACGGCGCCTTCAGCACCACCGACCTCTCGACCGGCCAGCGCAAGCGGCTCGCGCTGGTGCACGCGTACCTCGAAGGCCGCCCGGTGCTGGTGTTCGACGAATGGGCCGCCGACCAGGACCCGGCCTTCCGCCACCTGTTCTACACCGAGCTCCTGCCCGAGCTGCGTGCCAAGGGCCACCTGCTGGTGGTGATCTCGCACGACGACCGCTACTTTCACCTGGCCGATCGCGTCATCACGATGCGTGCGGGCAAGATCGCGGAAGACAGGGTGCATGCATCGCGGGAAAGCCTCGCCGCGTGA
- a CDS encoding GNAT family N-acetyltransferase, giving the protein MTTPAHVSYAGGMPHAITREGDGLLGVRNTQHGSRSLWKTGEGATLAWVDGSDASSTHLLAALEGAFECHPASKTFNVAPSRPAAALVQAGVLLQAEGGHALACRDMLWQQPSLWLPTVHPPIALRHALTQGKRHPVRPPKPRGLLYQRFIPWLGKTFSFRSFDLEADLAMLNRWMNDPDVAVIWEEEGDLDKHRHYLSAIDRDPHMYSMIACLDGEPFGYFEMYWAKESRIAPFYDVNDHDRGWHVLIGEPAFRGRAFATAWLTSISHYIFLCDPRTQRAVGEPRIDHLQQIRNLDKSGYAKVKEFDLPHKRALLVVMLRERYFTDALWLPRSDAAAPPAQHSA; this is encoded by the coding sequence ATGACGACCCCTGCCCATGTTTCCTATGCGGGCGGCATGCCGCACGCGATCACGCGCGAGGGCGACGGCCTGCTCGGCGTGCGCAATACGCAGCACGGCTCGCGCTCGCTGTGGAAGACCGGCGAGGGTGCCACGCTCGCGTGGGTGGACGGCAGCGATGCCTCCAGCACCCATCTGCTCGCAGCGCTCGAAGGCGCGTTCGAATGCCACCCGGCGAGCAAGACCTTCAACGTGGCCCCGAGCCGGCCGGCCGCGGCGCTCGTTCAGGCCGGCGTGCTGCTTCAAGCCGAAGGCGGCCATGCACTCGCATGCCGCGACATGCTGTGGCAGCAGCCTTCCCTCTGGCTGCCCACCGTGCACCCGCCCATCGCGCTGCGCCATGCGCTGACCCAGGGCAAGCGCCACCCCGTGCGCCCGCCCAAGCCGCGCGGCCTGCTCTACCAGCGTTTCATTCCCTGGCTCGGCAAGACCTTCTCGTTTCGCAGCTTCGACCTCGAGGCCGACCTCGCCATGCTAAACCGCTGGATGAACGACCCCGACGTGGCCGTGATCTGGGAGGAGGAAGGCGACCTCGACAAACACCGCCACTACCTCTCGGCCATCGACCGCGACCCGCACATGTATTCGATGATCGCCTGCCTGGACGGCGAGCCCTTCGGCTACTTCGAGATGTACTGGGCCAAGGAAAGCCGCATCGCGCCGTTCTACGACGTGAACGACCACGACCGCGGCTGGCACGTGCTCATCGGCGAGCCCGCGTTCCGCGGCAGGGCATTCGCCACCGCATGGCTCACCTCCATTTCGCACTACATCTTCCTGTGCGATCCGCGCACGCAACGCGCGGTGGGCGAGCCGCGCATCGACCACCTGCAGCAGATCCGCAACCTGGACAAATCCGGCTACGCCAAGGTGAAGGAGTTCGACCTGCCGCACAAGCGCGCGCTCCTGGTCGTGATGCTGCGCGAACGCTATTTCACCGATGCGCTGTGGCTGCCCCGCAGCGACGCCGCCGCCCCGCCCGCCCAACACTCTGCGTAA
- the fhuF gene encoding siderophore-iron reductase FhuF — MIPLLVPLFQGELAVHGEKLQCADTVPAGMVRVADLAQSPALLAGVLDRNALSRGASGGDRRAVASAWSLEYIAMLLPPVMAAASMLQHVFPIAAEHTWVRLDAHGGPAGFHIRQPGRPLHGTDAAERYGPLLWQHLAPLFDALSGLTRLAPKILWSNTVRLMEPVFDAALAATGGAASIAQDRQLLLHTAAWPRDLRANPLHGRERRAPVKLHRECCLNHLLPHEHHCNACPLAPAHRGFG; from the coding sequence ATGATCCCGCTGCTGGTGCCGCTGTTCCAGGGCGAGCTGGCCGTGCACGGCGAGAAGCTGCAGTGTGCCGACACCGTGCCTGCGGGCATGGTGCGCGTGGCCGACCTTGCGCAGTCACCCGCGCTGCTCGCGGGCGTGCTGGACCGCAATGCCCTCTCCAGAGGCGCGAGCGGAGGCGACCGGCGTGCGGTCGCTTCGGCGTGGAGCCTCGAATACATCGCGATGCTCTTGCCGCCGGTCATGGCCGCGGCCAGCATGCTGCAGCACGTGTTCCCCATCGCGGCGGAACACACCTGGGTGCGGCTGGACGCGCACGGCGGCCCGGCCGGCTTTCACATCCGGCAGCCGGGCCGGCCGCTTCACGGGACCGATGCCGCAGAGCGCTACGGACCGCTGCTGTGGCAGCACCTCGCCCCGCTCTTCGACGCCTTGAGCGGCCTCACGCGGCTGGCGCCCAAGATCCTCTGGAGCAACACCGTGCGGCTCATGGAGCCGGTGTTCGATGCGGCACTGGCCGCGACCGGCGGCGCAGCCTCGATCGCGCAGGACCGCCAGTTGCTGCTGCACACCGCGGCATGGCCGCGCGATCTTCGCGCCAACCCGCTGCACGGCCGCGAACGCCGGGCCCCTGTGAAGCTGCACCGCGAGTGCTGCCTCAACCACCTGCTGCCGCACGAGCACCACTGCAACGCCTGCCCGCTGGCACCGGCGCACCGCGGCTTCGGGTGA
- a CDS encoding formyltransferase family protein: protein MSKAKLVYILSLRNAPADQAGQQIAYKGGQRYMASPLEYLARALDETPLGDAYSLEGIVTDDDPHSPRDRAALRDYGFSCQPGQPWIFPHGLTTQGKLLAGLFHPVPSEYRRLPLDAADRPAGKRRFERTLLDKLLTLQADVVVLDGLLVILDELVRPGAPFHRKIVNIHPGITRAESPYVRRGACATLDALHGAQGRRIVDWATMESVAVAPLFKTGASLHYVDNGIDSGEVIHDALRTGIDPADTILELRWNNFNHSLFPALHEGLALLAGQRQPLTESIA from the coding sequence ATGTCCAAGGCCAAGCTCGTCTACATCCTGTCATTGAGAAATGCCCCGGCCGACCAGGCCGGCCAGCAGATTGCGTACAAGGGCGGGCAGCGCTACATGGCGTCCCCGCTCGAGTACCTGGCGCGGGCGCTCGACGAGACGCCACTGGGCGATGCCTATTCGCTCGAAGGCATCGTGACGGACGACGACCCGCATTCGCCACGCGACCGGGCCGCGCTGCGGGACTACGGCTTCTCGTGCCAGCCCGGCCAGCCGTGGATCTTTCCGCATGGGCTCACAACGCAGGGCAAGCTGCTGGCCGGCCTGTTCCATCCGGTGCCTTCCGAGTACCGCCGCCTGCCGCTCGATGCGGCCGATCGGCCCGCCGGCAAGCGCCGCTTCGAGCGCACGCTGCTCGACAAGCTGCTGACCTTGCAGGCCGATGTCGTCGTACTCGACGGACTGCTCGTCATCCTCGACGAGCTGGTGCGGCCCGGCGCGCCGTTCCACCGCAAGATCGTCAACATCCATCCGGGCATCACGCGCGCCGAGTCGCCCTACGTACGCCGCGGCGCCTGCGCCACGCTCGATGCGCTGCATGGCGCGCAGGGCCGCAGGATCGTCGATTGGGCAACGATGGAAAGCGTGGCCGTGGCGCCGCTTTTCAAGACCGGCGCCTCGCTGCACTACGTGGACAACGGCATCGACTCCGGCGAGGTGATCCACGATGCACTGCGCACAGGCATCGACCCCGCGGACACGATCCTGGAGCTGCGCTGGAACAACTTCAACCACAGCCTCTTCCCCGCCCTGCACGAGGGGCTGGCCCTGCTCGCGGGGCAGCGGCAGCCGCTCACCGAAAGCATCGCATGA